The segment AACACCTACACCGGCGGCACCACCGTGAACACGGGCGGCACGCTGCAGATCGACAACGACCACAACCTCGGCGATGCCTCGGGCGACCTGACCGTGAACGGCGGCACGCTTCATACCACGGGTGATGTGGACAGCGCCCGCGACGTGACGCTGACCGGCAACAGCACGTTTGATACCGACACGAATACGAGTCTCACGTCCACGGGTGACGTGTCGGGTACCGGCATGCTGGTGAAGCAGGGCGGCGGAACCGCCGAGTTCGACGGCACGCTCTCGCAGGCGGGCGGTGTTTTCGTGTCCGACGGTACGCTTGTCCTCGGCGGCGACAACACCTTCACCGGCGGCGCGTCGGTGGTTGGCGGTGGCACCCTGCAGATCGACAACGACCACAACCTGGGCGATGCCTCGAACTTCGTGGTGCTGTCCGACGGTACGCTGCACACCACCGGCGACGTCGATACGTCGCGCGATGTGGTCCTTGCAGGAAATGGCACGCTCGATGTGGATGCGGGCACGACCCTCACGAGCACGGGTGGGGTGAACGGCTCCGGCGCCCTTGTGAAGGATGGCGAAGGCAAGGCCGACTTCGAAGGGACGCTGTCACACACCGGCGGCACCGTGGTTAACGACGGCACCCTGGTCCTCGGTGGGAACAACACCTACACCGGTGGCACCACCGTGAACACGGGCGGCACGCTGCAGATCGACAGCGACCACAACCTCGGCGATGCCTCGGGCAACGTCACGCTGAATGACGGCACCCTCCACACCACGGGCGATGTCGATACGGCGCGCGATCTGACGCTGACCGGCAACGGCACGCTCTCGACCGACAGGGGCACGACCCTCACGAGCACCGGCGATGTCTCCGGTGATGGCGCCCTTGTGAAAGACGGCGAAGGCACGGCCGACTTCAAAGGTACGCTGTCGCACACCGGTGGCACTGTGGTTAACGACGGCACCCTGGTGCTGGGCGGCAACAACACCTACACCGGCGGCACGTCGGTTAACGCCGGCGGCACGCTGCAGATCGATAACGACCACAACCTGGGTGATGCCTCGGGCAATGTCGCGCTGAATGACGGCATCCTGCATACGACGGGTGACGTCGACACCGCACGCGAGCTGACGTTGACCGGCAACGGCACGCTTAACACGGGCGCAGACACGACGCTTACGAGCACGGGCGATGTTGCGGGCACCGGCGCCCTCGTGAAGAACGGCGAAGGCACGGCCGATTTCGAAGGCACGCTGTCGCACACCGGCGGCACTGTCGTGAACGACGGCACGCTGGTCCTCGGCGGCAACAACACCTACACCGGCGGCACCACCGTGAACACGGGCGGCACGTTGCAGATCGACAACGACCACAACCTCGGCGATGCCTCGGGCAACGTCGCTCTGAACGACGGCACCCTCCACACCATGGGTGATGTCGATACCGCGCGCGAGCTGACGCTGACCGGCAACGGTACGCTCAACACCGACGCAGGTACGACGCTCGCTAGCACCGGCAATGTGGCGGGCAATGGCGCCCTCGTGAAGGACGGTGAAGGTACGGCCGACTTCGAAGGCACCCTGTCGCACACCGGCGGCACTGTCGTTAACGACGGCACCCTGGTCCTCGCTGGCAACAACACCTACACCGGCGGCACTGCAGTCAACGGCGGCACGCTGCAGATCGAAAACGACCACAACCTGGGCGATGCCTCGGGCAACGTCACGCTGAATGACGGCACCCTCCACACCACGGGCGATGTCGATACGGCGCGCGATCTGACGCTGACCGGCAACGGCACGCTCTCGACCGACGGGGGTACGACCCTCACGAGCACCGGCGATGTCTCGGGTAATGGCACCCTCGTCAAGAACGGCGAAGGCACGGCCGACTTCGAAGGCACCCTGTCGCACACCGGCGGCACCATCGTTAACGACGGTACGCTGGTCCTGGGTGGCAACAACACCTTCACCGGTGGCACCGCAATCAACGGCGGTACGCTGCAGATCAGTAATGACCACAACCTCGGCGATGCCTCAGGCAACATCTCGATCGCGAACGCCGTTCTCCACACCACGGGCAACGTCGACACGGCACGCGATATCTTGCTGGGCGGCTTCGGTGTGATCAGCACGGACGCCGACACGACTACCAGGAGCACGGGCACCGTCTCCGGTGCCGGTACGCTGGTGAAGGATGGCGCCGGTACGGCGGACTTCGAGGGCACGCTCTCGCACACGGGCGGCACCTTCGTCACCGAGGGCACGCTGGTCCTGGGCGGCAACAACACCTACACGGGCGGCACCGTGGCGGCCAATGGCGGCACCCTGCAGATCGCCAACGACCACAACCTCGGCGATGCGGCCAACGAGCTAGTGCTGGCGGACGGCAGCCTGCATACCACGGGTAACGTGGACACGGCCCGTGAACTGCTCGTGCTCGGTATCGGCACCGTGACCACCGACGGTGGCACGACGACGACAAGCACGGGCGACGTCTCGGGCAATGGCACGCTCGTGAAGGACGGTGCGGGCACGGCCGACTTCGAAGGCACGCTGTCGCACACCGGCGGCACCATCGTGAACGACGGTACGCTGGTCCTGGGTGGTAACAACACCTACACCGGCGGCACCGTGATCAATGGCGGCACGCTGCAGATCGGTAGCGACCAGAACCTCGGCGATGCTTCCGGCAACCTTGCGATCGGTAACGGCGTTCTCCACACCACCGGCAACGTCGACACGGCACGCAACATCGCCCTGGCCGGCGTCAGCGTGATCAGCACCGACACACACACGACCACCACGAGCACCGGCGCCATCTCGGGCACCGGTACGCTGGTGAAGGACGGCGAAGGCACGGCGGATCTGGAAGGCGTGCTCTCCCACACGGGCGGCACCCTGGTGAATGACGGCATCCTCGTCCTCGGGGGCGCCAACACCTACACCGGTAACACCGCGGTCAACGCGGGTGGAACGCTGCAGATCAGCCGCGACAGCAACCTCGGCGACGCCGCGAACAGCCTGGCGCTCAACGGCGGCACGCTGCACACGACCGCTGACGTGGCCACGGCACGTACCCTCACCCTGAACGGTGGCGGCGTGTTTGACACGGCCGTCGGCACCACGCTGGCCAGCACCGGCACGCTTTCCGGCACGGGTCCGCTGATCAAGAACGGCGCGGGCACGGCTGACTTCGAAGGCACCCTCTCGCATGCCGGCGGCACCGTGGTGAACGAGGGCCTCCTGATCCTGGGCGGCAACAACTCGTACACCGGTGGCACCCTCGTCAACGGCAGCACGCTGCGCATCGCCAGCGACGCGAACCTCGGTAACGTGGCAGGTGGCGTGACGCTCAACGGCGGCACGCTGTCGACCACGGCCAACGTGACCACGGAGCGCACCCTCACGCTGACCAGCGCCGGTGGCTCCATCGACACAGCCAGCGGCACGACGCTTGCGCAGAAGGGCGTCATCACCGGCACGGGCACGCTCACCAAGCTCGGCGGCGGCACCCTTGTCGTCAGCGGCGCCAATGACTTCACGGGCGGTACGTTCATCGACGGCGGCGTGATCCGTATCGACAACGGCTCCTCGCTGGGCTCAGGCAACATCATCCTGCGCGGCGGCACCCTGCAGACCTACGCCACGCTTGGCACGGGCCAGCAGGTGCTGGTCGGCGGCCAGTCCGGCGTCAACGTGCTCACCGGCACCAGCACGGTGCTCTCCGGCGACATCGTCACCGATGCGACGGCAGGCTGCTTCGTCAAGAGCGGTGGCGGTTCGCTCAGCCTCACCGGCCACGCCATGCTCGGCAACGGCACCTGCGTGCAGGACGGCACGCTACGCACCAATGGCGTGCTCGACAGCTCGTTCGTGTCGGTCGACCAGGGCGCCACGCTGCGTGGCATCGGCCTCGTGAACGGTCCGGTCAACGTCAGTGGCCGCCTGGCCCCGGGCAACTCGCCGGGCACGCTGACCGTCAACGGCACCGTGACGATGAGCGAAGGCAGCACCTTTGAAGCGGACATCGACGGCACCGCCACCGGCACCGGCCGCGGCAGCTACTCGCGTCTTCTCGTCGTCGGCGCCGGCCACCAGTTCATCGCCAATGGCACGCTGGAGCCGCTGCTGCGCGGTATCACGGGTGATGCCAGCAACACGTACACGCCGGCACTGGGCGACAACTACCGTGTGGTCACGGCCGAGGGCGGCATCGTCGGCCGCTTCGACAGCCTGACCCAGCCGGCCAGCGGCCTCGCCGCGAACACCCGGTTCCTGGCGCTGTACGACGTGAATGGCAGCCGCAGCATCGACCTGCGCGTTGTGCCGACCGCCTACGGCGATCTGCTCGGTGCGGGCGCGCGCGGCAACGCGGTATCCGTGGCGGGTGCGCTCGACCGCGCGGTGGACGCGCAAGTGGCAGGCACGGCGGACGGCCTCTCCGGCGTCGTGGGTGCCATCGGCACGCTCACGGCGGCGCAGATCCCGTCGGCGGTGAAGGCCATGGCCGGTGAAGTCCACGCGGACCAGGCGGCCTCGGCGCGTGGCATGGGCCTCTCGCTCAGCCGCGATGCGGTGGACCACCTCGGCACCGACAGCATCGGCGTGGCCAACCACGTGTGGGCCAACGTCACCCAGGATGGCCAGCGTTCGGTGGCCGATAACCAGGGCAGCGGCTTCAACACCAGCACCGGCCACATCACGGCAGGCGTCGACGTCTATGCGACCGAGGACACCGTGCTCGGCGTGGGCGCTTCGCACGGCGAGAGCAACGTGATCGCCAGCGGCGGCCAGGGCACCATCCGCAGCAATGCGGGCCTGGCCTATGCCCAGCAGAAGCTCGGTCGCGTGCTGGTGGATGGCGTGGTCGCTTACGGTTCGGACGACTGGTCGACCCGTCGTGCCGATCCGCTCGGTGCCGGTTCGATCGAGTCGCGCACCGACGGCCACAACACCACCGCCAGCCTCACCGCTCGCCTGCCCATCGATACGCAGGGCACGCGCATCGAGCCGTACGCCACCGTGGTCTGGCAGAAGGTGGAGCGTGATGCCGTGCAGGAAGGCGGTACGTCGGCGGCCGTGCTCAGCCTGGACCAGCTCTCGCAGACGGGCACCCGCGGGTTGCTCGGCGTCACCGCGGGCTCGCACGCCAATGATCCGCTCGCCAGCGAGCTGACCTGGCGCGTGGGCGTGGCGGCCGGCGTGGATAGCGGCAAGCTGCTTGATCCGACCGTGCACGCGCACCTGGCGGGCCAGTCGTTCGACACGCGCGCGCCGGATGCGGGCCGCGGCTTCGTTCAGGTGAACGCAAGCGGCACCATGCGCCTCAGCCACAGCACGTACCTCTACGGCGGCCTCAATGCCGAACAGGGTTCGGGCCGCTCGGCGTACGGCGTGACGGCCGGTGTACGCGTCGCGTTCTGATGCGGTAGCGATGTAAAAGGTCGTGTGACACCAGAAGGGGCGGCCAGATGGCCGCCCCTTCTGCATGTTCAGGCCGGCTGCACGAGTCGTTCGCGTGCCGCCCGGGCCACGGCCACCATGCCGGTGAGTGCCTCGCCCACTTCCTTCCAGCCGCGGGTTTTCAGGCCACAGTCGGGATTCACCCAGAGTTGCTCGGGCGCGAGCACCTGGAGCGCCCTTGCCAGCAGGTCGGCCATTTCGGCTTGGGCCGGAACGCGCGGGGAATGGATGTCGTAGACGCCTGGGCCAATCCCGTTCGGATACTGGAAGCGGGTGAACGCCTCCAGCAGCTCCATGCGCGAGCGGCTGGTCTCGATCGAGATCACGTCGGCGTCCATGGCGGCGACGGCTTCGATGATGTCGTTGAACTCCGAGTAGCACATGTGGGTATGCACCTGCGTGGCATCGCTGGTGCCACCGGCGGTGATCCGGAAGGCTTCGACCGCCCAGTCAAGGTAAGCGTCCCAATCAGCACGGCGTAGCGGCAGGCCTTCGCGCAGGGCGGGTTCATCGATCTGGACGATGCCGATGCCAGCGCGTTCCAGGTCGTGCACTTCGTCGCGCAAGGCCAGCGCGATCTGCCGGCACACGTCGGCCCGGGGCAGGTCGTCGCGGACGAAGGACCACTGCAGCATCGTCACCGGGCCGGTGAGCATGCCTTTCATGGGCTTCGTGGTGAGTGACTGCGCATAGCTGGACCAGGCGACGGTCATGGCGGCTGGGCGGGCCACGTCGCCGTAAATGATCGGCGGCTTCACGCAGCGCGAGCCGTAGCTCTGTACCCAGCCATACTTCGTGAACGCATAGCCTTCGAGCTGTTCGCCGAAGTACTCGACCATGTCGTTGCGCTCGGGCTCGCCGTGGACCAGGACGTCGATGCCCGCGTCTTCCTGGAAGCGCACCGCGCGGCGCACTTCGTCGCGGAGCACGGTGTCATAGGCAATCTCGTCGAGCTTTCCGGCGCGGAAGGCGGCGCGTGCCGTGCGCAGTTCTAGGGTCTGGGGGAACGAGCCGATCGTGGTGGTCGGGAGGGGCGGCAAACCGAAGCGGTCGCGCTGCACGGCGGCGCGGTGGGCATACCCCGAACGCCGCTGGCTGAACTGCGGGGTGAGACCACGGGCGCGAGCGCGGACGGCGCTGCGCACGACCTCTGGCGAAGCGAGGCGCCGGGCGACGATGTCGTTCTGGCGAACGAGTGCGTTTGCTGCTTCGGCGCTGCCGGCCGCCGCATCCGCATAAAGACGCAGCTCGCCGATCTTCTGGCGGGCGAACGACAACCACTGGTTGAGCTCGCCGGGGAGCTGTTTCTCATCTGAGGCGTCGATGGGCACGTGCAGCAGCGAGCACGAGGGCGCGATCCACAGGCGATCGGATGGCACGCGTTCCGTTAGCGCTTCCAGTCGCGGCAGGATCGCTTCCGGATCGCTGAGCCACACGTTGCGACCATCGACAAGACCCGCCGACAGCACGCGTCCGTCCGGCAGGGCATCGAGGACCGCATGCAGTTGCGCGGATGCGCGGGCGAGGTCGACGTGCAGTCCGGCGACGGGGAGCGAAGCCGCAAGGCCCAGGTTGCCGTCGAGCGCGCCGAAGTAGGTGGCTAGCAGGATCTTCGCGGACGAGCGAGCGGCCAGGGCGTCGTACACGCGGCGGAACGCATCGCGGGTGCCGACATCGAGGTCGAGCGCGAGGGCGGGTTCGTCGACCTGGATCCATGCCGTGCCTTCGGCCGCAAGCGCATCGACCAGATCTAGCCACGCGGGCAGCAACGCGTCCAGCAGGCCGAGCGGGTGACTGCCGTCCACCGTCTTCGATAACAGCAGGAAGGTCACCGGGCCGAGCAGCACCGGCCGCGCCGCGTGGCCGGCCGCCACCGCCTCGCGGTATTCCGCCACCGCCTTTTCGGGGCGCGCGCGGAACAGCTGGCCGGCGTGGAGTTCAGGGACGAGGTAGTGGTAGTTCGTATCGAACCACTTGGTCATCTCCAGTGCGCGCAGGTCGAACGTACCGTCCTGGTGGCCGCGGGCCATGGCGAAATAGGCGGCCAGGGGCGCCCTGTCGTGCAGGTCGCGATAGCGCGCCGGGATGGCGTCCACCGCCACCGCGGCGTCGAGCACGTGGTCATACAGGGAGAAGTCGTTAACGGGCACGCTGTCGGCGCCGGCCTCGCGGGCGAGTTGCCAGTGGCGCTGGCGCAGCGAGGCGGCGGTGGCGAGAAGGTCGCTGGCGCTGGTCTCGCCCTTCCAGTGGCTTTCGAGCGCGCGCTTGAGTTCGCGGCGCCGGCCGATACGGGGGAAACCGAGATAGGTAACGTGTGGCATGGATGGATTCCTCTTTGGACAAAAGAGGAGGGAAGGGCGGCGCACGCGGACGGCCGCGCCCCAACGCGAAGGCACGCGCTGGCGGGCTGGGCCGTCATGCAGGCTGACCGTCGACCTTCGCCCCCGCGGGCGAACCGCCGCCCCGCGCAAGGCGGTACGGCAGGTCGGACGACGCCTGCGCAGGCATGACCCCGCGCGGGCATCGGCTGGTGGCAGGTCTTCGGGCTCGTGGATGTGGCACCCGCGGGTGCCGCCTTCACCGTCGCTTCCCGGGCCCCATGGCCCAGTGCTTGTGACGGATGTCGTCTCCACATACCGCTGCGGGGCAGCGCCGGACTCTCACCGGCTTCCCTCTTAGCTTTATCTCTCCATCCGAATAGAGAGATATCGACCACGGGCGACGGCGAAATTAGCCGTCCGGACGGCCAAAGTCAAATGCGCGAGGATGGGTGACCGGGATGCGAGGAAGGCGGGCGTGACGGAACGGCACATCGTATTGGCGACGGTGGGATCGCAGGGCGACCTGTTTCCATTCCTGGCCGTGGGCCGGGAGCTGGTGGCGCGCGGGCACCGGGTGACCGTGGGTGCCCACGCGATCCACCGCGATGCCGTCCTCGATGCGGGGCTGGATTTCGTCATGGCCAGCGGCATCGCGGAGCCGGAGGACAAGGCGGCATTCGCTGCACGCGCGTTCCATCCCTGGCGCGGGCCCAGGTTCGTCGTGAGGGATCTCGCAGCCGCCGATGTGGCGGCGAGCTACCACGCGCTGAAAACCTTCTGCTCGGCCGCCGATGCGGTCGTGACGACCACGCTGGCCTTTGCAGGGCAGATGCTTGGCGAGACGTTACCGGTGGCATGGCTGTCGGCCGTGCTGTCGCCGTCGGTGTTCCTCTCCCCATTCGACCCACCGGCCACCGGCATCGCGCCACTGGACGCGTGGCTCAGGGCGTCGCCAGGGCGTGGCCGGCTGCTGGTGCGCAGTGTCGAGGGGCTGACCCGGCCGTGGACGGCCCCGGTACGCGACTTCCGCCGGCAGCTTGGGCTCGCTCCCGTCGGCGCGGGCGGCGATCCGTTCCACCGCGGGCAGCATGGCCGCGACGGCGTGCTGGCGCTCTATTCGCCGGTGCTGGGAGGCCTGCCGCCTGATGCGCCCGCCAACACCGTGCTGACCGGGCAGTGCCGTTACCTCCCGGGCGCCGATGCGCTGGAACCATCGCTGCGTTCGTGGCTCGACGCAGGCGCACCACCGATCGTGTTCACCCTAGGCTCTGCTGCCGTGCACGCCGGCGCGGATTTCCTGCGTGAAAGCATCGCCGCGGCGCGCCAACTGGGGCGGCGTGCTGTTGTTCTCACGGGCTCCCCCGCGCTGCGCGAACGCCTTGCGTTGCAAGGCGACGATATCCTGGCCGTGGACTACGCCTCACATGGCGCGCTCTTCGCCCGAGCGGCCGCCGTTGTTCACCACGGCGGCATTGGCACAACCCACGAGGCCCTGCGTGCCGGGCGGCCATCCCTCGTGGTGCCACATGGTTTCGATCAGCCGGACAATGCGGCACGCGTGCGCCGGCTTGGTGCGGGCGACGTGCTGCCTGCGACACGGTACCGCGCCGATCGCGCGACAGCGAAGCTCGCGGTCCTGTTGGAAAGCAGCACGATCAGGTCACGCACCGGCGATGTCGCGCGCCAGCTCCACGAAGAGCATGGCGCGCGGGTTGCCGCGGATACCATCGAGGCGGCTATCGAACGCCGGCGGCCTTAGTCGAAACCAGCGCTCGCGCGCGGGGTATAGGCCTGCTCCAGCGCCTTGATCTCTTCGTCAGAAAGGTTGAGCTGCAGTGCGGCGACGGCATCGTCGAGATGGTGCGGCTTGGACGCACCGACGATCGGTGCCGTGATGCCCGCGCGCTGCGCCACCCATGCCAGCGCCACCTGTGCACGCGGCACGCCGCGATCTTCAGCGACCTTCTTCACGGCGGCGACGATCGCCCGGTCCGCGTCTTCGGTCGCGTTGTACAGCGTGCCGCCGAATACATCCTTCTCCTGCCGCGTGCTGCTCTCTTCCCAGTCACGCGTCAGGCGGCCGCGGGCCAGCGGACTCCACGGAATCACCGCGATACCCTGGTCGATGCAGAACGGAATCATCTCGCGCTCTTCTTCGCGCTGGATGAGGTTGTAGTGGTCCTGCATGCTGACGAACTCCGTCCAGCCATGCAGGCGAGAGGTATAGACCATCTTCGCGAACTGCCACGCATGCATCGACGACGCGCCGATGTAGCGTGCCTTACCGGCTTTCACCACGTCGTGCAGCGCTTCCAGCGTCTCCTCGATCGGTACGCCGTGGTCGAAGCGATGGATCTGCAGCAGGTCGATGTAGTCGGTGCCAAGGCGCGCGAGCGAATCATTCACGGAATGGAAGATGGCCTTGCGCGAAAGGCCGCCGGCGTTCGGGCCCTTGTGCCAGTGGAAGAACGTCTTCGTGGCGATGACCACTTCGTCGCGCCTCGTAAAATCTTTCAGCGCGCGACCGACGATTTCCTCGGACGTGCCATCGGAATACGCGTTCGCCGTGTCGAAGGTATTGATGCCGAGGTCGAGCGCCTTGCGGATGAACGGCCGGCTCTGCTCCTCATCAAGCGTCCAGGCATGGTTGCCGCGCTTGGGGTCACCGTAGGTCATGCAGCCCAGGATCACGGGCGAGATCTCGAGTCCGGTCTTGCCCAGCTTTACGTATTGCATCGGGGAACTCCACGTAGGGGAAGCGAGGGTGCCTGGGTAGCGTACACGCGATGGCCGGGTCGCTGCCGTGATTCAGATTATTCGGGGCGGCGCGCACTGTCCCGATGTCAGCACTGCCCCTACACACCGCCTCGTGGAAAGCCTACAGCGATCGAGGACTTCTCTCTTAGCGCATCGACCTATACTTTGCGGACGAAAAGGAGGTTCCATGAGCAAGGTACGATCATTCAGGGCTGCTTACTCGGAGCGTGTTGCAAGGGAGCTCTTCGACGTCCCGGGGGCCACGTATGCCGTTATCGCGGAGAGCTTGCGGGCAGACGAAGAAGGCAGGGAGTCGTTTACGGTTAATGGGACGACCTATGGGCGGGTATCACCCCAACGCGACGCCCACCCATTTCGGCTGTTCAAGAAGAAATAAGCCGTGGGCTTGAGCTTATCGGTGCTCGTTGCCCTGGTCTTCCTGTTGCCGGGGCTGGCGTTTGTCTTCTCACTGCAGAGAGGCGTGATCTTCGCTAAGCAGTCGCCGCCGGATAGTCCAGTATCAGAGACGTTGGCCAGTGCGATTGCCGCTTCCATCGCACTAAACGCTGCTGGCTACTCGCTCTGTGTCTTCCTGTGTGATGCATGGGGCCTTCCGTCGCCTGACGCCGTTGCGTTCATCTCGATGATGAGTGGCGACTCGAAGGGCTTGCTTGCGTCCGAAGCGCTCGCCAGCGTTGCGCGATATCCCGTGCGCATATGCGCCTATTTCTGCGCGCTAACGATGGTGGGAAGCGCAAGCGGCTTCGCCGGACGTACGCTCCGCGCTCGACTCCGGGCCAATGACGGCGGTGCGCTGTGGGGGACACTGTTG is part of the Luteibacter pinisoli genome and harbors:
- a CDS encoding autotransporter-associated beta strand repeat-containing protein, whose translation is MNRIFSIVWNRAIGQLVVASEFASSARGGASRQARRVTPLRAALYAGLVLAGMTSFSAYADTTSPAIANVSFETGNLSGWTTGLVGTQTGTAYSAEGTGASVVTGMASFKAMDQGGPTNTHSWTVTPYGNYMASLQANGDQDDVSQSFGTGAGALLLSAANQSAITTTMGGTPTNASWIYQDLTLNAGDTFTMAWQYVSTDYTPFNDVSVTSLVNLGDSNVLAMVNNELSQYALLGATNPGTGNYSTDSYGATGWQIATYSVSTAGVYRLGFMSVNLNDAINSPVLFVDQAPGATYDNNVPFGPIAPNEGSNAPTTPTTPSGPTTIDQNTSTADLGSDGGKFDGGTLTPDSSGNVDSNLTVTDKGGVIDQAGKDSNFTGTISDDSAGVPGNITIVNSDTGGSVTFSGDNTYTGSTSIGTGSTLSVAGDGTIASSSGVTNNGTFDIADANNNVDVKAINGAGDINLGGNDLVITNATGPGATGTISGTGGVEVTGGTQVLGGNNTYTGGTTVKDATVQIGSDENLGAASGGLALDNGTLHTTGDVDTARDVTVTGTGTFNTNAGTALTSTGTVSGDGTLVKNGAGTADFEGTLSHTGGTVVNAGTLVLGGDNTYTGGTTVNTGGTLQIDNDHNLGDASGDLTVNGGTLHTTGDVDSARDVTLTGNSTFDTDTNTSLTSTGDVSGTGMLVKQGGGTAEFDGTLSQAGGVFVSDGTLVLGGDNTFTGGASVVGGGTLQIDNDHNLGDASNFVVLSDGTLHTTGDVDTSRDVVLAGNGTLDVDAGTTLTSTGGVNGSGALVKDGEGKADFEGTLSHTGGTVVNDGTLVLGGNNTYTGGTTVNTGGTLQIDSDHNLGDASGNVTLNDGTLHTTGDVDTARDLTLTGNGTLSTDRGTTLTSTGDVSGDGALVKDGEGTADFKGTLSHTGGTVVNDGTLVLGGNNTYTGGTSVNAGGTLQIDNDHNLGDASGNVALNDGILHTTGDVDTARELTLTGNGTLNTGADTTLTSTGDVAGTGALVKNGEGTADFEGTLSHTGGTVVNDGTLVLGGNNTYTGGTTVNTGGTLQIDNDHNLGDASGNVALNDGTLHTMGDVDTARELTLTGNGTLNTDAGTTLASTGNVAGNGALVKDGEGTADFEGTLSHTGGTVVNDGTLVLAGNNTYTGGTAVNGGTLQIENDHNLGDASGNVTLNDGTLHTTGDVDTARDLTLTGNGTLSTDGGTTLTSTGDVSGNGTLVKNGEGTADFEGTLSHTGGTIVNDGTLVLGGNNTFTGGTAINGGTLQISNDHNLGDASGNISIANAVLHTTGNVDTARDILLGGFGVISTDADTTTRSTGTVSGAGTLVKDGAGTADFEGTLSHTGGTFVTEGTLVLGGNNTYTGGTVAANGGTLQIANDHNLGDAANELVLADGSLHTTGNVDTARELLVLGIGTVTTDGGTTTTSTGDVSGNGTLVKDGAGTADFEGTLSHTGGTIVNDGTLVLGGNNTYTGGTVINGGTLQIGSDQNLGDASGNLAIGNGVLHTTGNVDTARNIALAGVSVISTDTHTTTTSTGAISGTGTLVKDGEGTADLEGVLSHTGGTLVNDGILVLGGANTYTGNTAVNAGGTLQISRDSNLGDAANSLALNGGTLHTTADVATARTLTLNGGGVFDTAVGTTLASTGTLSGTGPLIKNGAGTADFEGTLSHAGGTVVNEGLLILGGNNSYTGGTLVNGSTLRIASDANLGNVAGGVTLNGGTLSTTANVTTERTLTLTSAGGSIDTASGTTLAQKGVITGTGTLTKLGGGTLVVSGANDFTGGTFIDGGVIRIDNGSSLGSGNIILRGGTLQTYATLGTGQQVLVGGQSGVNVLTGTSTVLSGDIVTDATAGCFVKSGGGSLSLTGHAMLGNGTCVQDGTLRTNGVLDSSFVSVDQGATLRGIGLVNGPVNVSGRLAPGNSPGTLTVNGTVTMSEGSTFEADIDGTATGTGRGSYSRLLVVGAGHQFIANGTLEPLLRGITGDASNTYTPALGDNYRVVTAEGGIVGRFDSLTQPASGLAANTRFLALYDVNGSRSIDLRVVPTAYGDLLGAGARGNAVSVAGALDRAVDAQVAGTADGLSGVVGAIGTLTAAQIPSAVKAMAGEVHADQAASARGMGLSLSRDAVDHLGTDSIGVANHVWANVTQDGQRSVADNQGSGFNTSTGHITAGVDVYATEDTVLGVGASHGESNVIASGGQGTIRSNAGLAYAQQKLGRVLVDGVVAYGSDDWSTRRADPLGAGSIESRTDGHNTTASLTARLPIDTQGTRIEPYATVVWQKVERDAVQEGGTSAAVLSLDQLSQTGTRGLLGVTAGSHANDPLASELTWRVGVAAGVDSGKLLDPTVHAHLAGQSFDTRAPDAGRGFVQVNASGTMRLSHSTYLYGGLNAEQGSGRSAYGVTAGVRVAF
- the metE gene encoding 5-methyltetrahydropteroyltriglutamate--homocysteine S-methyltransferase yields the protein MPHVTYLGFPRIGRRRELKRALESHWKGETSASDLLATAASLRQRHWQLAREAGADSVPVNDFSLYDHVLDAAVAVDAIPARYRDLHDRAPLAAYFAMARGHQDGTFDLRALEMTKWFDTNYHYLVPELHAGQLFRARPEKAVAEYREAVAAGHAARPVLLGPVTFLLLSKTVDGSHPLGLLDALLPAWLDLVDALAAEGTAWIQVDEPALALDLDVGTRDAFRRVYDALAARSSAKILLATYFGALDGNLGLAASLPVAGLHVDLARASAQLHAVLDALPDGRVLSAGLVDGRNVWLSDPEAILPRLEALTERVPSDRLWIAPSCSLLHVPIDASDEKQLPGELNQWLSFARQKIGELRLYADAAAGSAEAANALVRQNDIVARRLASPEVVRSAVRARARGLTPQFSQRRSGYAHRAAVQRDRFGLPPLPTTTIGSFPQTLELRTARAAFRAGKLDEIAYDTVLRDEVRRAVRFQEDAGIDVLVHGEPERNDMVEYFGEQLEGYAFTKYGWVQSYGSRCVKPPIIYGDVARPAAMTVAWSSYAQSLTTKPMKGMLTGPVTMLQWSFVRDDLPRADVCRQIALALRDEVHDLERAGIGIVQIDEPALREGLPLRRADWDAYLDWAVEAFRITAGGTSDATQVHTHMCYSEFNDIIEAVAAMDADVISIETSRSRMELLEAFTRFQYPNGIGPGVYDIHSPRVPAQAEMADLLARALQVLAPEQLWVNPDCGLKTRGWKEVGEALTGMVAVARAARERLVQPA
- a CDS encoding glycosyltransferase; amino-acid sequence: MTERHIVLATVGSQGDLFPFLAVGRELVARGHRVTVGAHAIHRDAVLDAGLDFVMASGIAEPEDKAAFAARAFHPWRGPRFVVRDLAAADVAASYHALKTFCSAADAVVTTTLAFAGQMLGETLPVAWLSAVLSPSVFLSPFDPPATGIAPLDAWLRASPGRGRLLVRSVEGLTRPWTAPVRDFRRQLGLAPVGAGGDPFHRGQHGRDGVLALYSPVLGGLPPDAPANTVLTGQCRYLPGADALEPSLRSWLDAGAPPIVFTLGSAAVHAGADFLRESIAAARQLGRRAVVLTGSPALRERLALQGDDILAVDYASHGALFARAAAVVHHGGIGTTHEALRAGRPSLVVPHGFDQPDNAARVRRLGAGDVLPATRYRADRATAKLAVLLESSTIRSRTGDVARQLHEEHGARVAADTIEAAIERRRP
- a CDS encoding aldo/keto reductase gives rise to the protein MQYVKLGKTGLEISPVILGCMTYGDPKRGNHAWTLDEEQSRPFIRKALDLGINTFDTANAYSDGTSEEIVGRALKDFTRRDEVVIATKTFFHWHKGPNAGGLSRKAIFHSVNDSLARLGTDYIDLLQIHRFDHGVPIEETLEALHDVVKAGKARYIGASSMHAWQFAKMVYTSRLHGWTEFVSMQDHYNLIQREEEREMIPFCIDQGIAVIPWSPLARGRLTRDWEESSTRQEKDVFGGTLYNATEDADRAIVAAVKKVAEDRGVPRAQVALAWVAQRAGITAPIVGASKPHHLDDAVAALQLNLSDEEIKALEQAYTPRASAGFD